In the Cucurbita pepo subsp. pepo cultivar mu-cu-16 chromosome LG17, ASM280686v2, whole genome shotgun sequence genome, tttaatcttttagtTCACTTCTGTACCATTCtctttttactgttttattcatttaaattattccaTTTTCAGAAGAGGAAAGGAAACTTGGCCTGTTCTCTCCACAATATGATTCCCTTGCATGTGGCTCCCGAGCTGGTGAAAAGATTGAACACCTAGAAGATTCTGCTAATGGTGAGATGAATGCAAATACAAAAAATGACAACGTTGTTGCTGAATTAATATTAGAAGAAAATTCTGAAGTTGTTCGATCTGCTTCGGTTGAAATCCTCAATTCTCTTGGAGATCTTCACGGTCAAAATACTCAAAACCAGGAGACGGTTACAGTTGCCGATGTGCTTTGTCGAGCATGCACCCAATTGCTCCTCCGTCCAGTGGTTCTTAACTGTGGTCATGGTATATATAATCTCTTTTCATCCCTTTGTGGGCCTGCATTTTTTTCTATCCTCAATTATATActaaaagtaatatttaaaatatcacggtatttcaaatttaataccATTCCCAAAATATCTTGACTTCAATGCCAGAAAGGTTGCAATAGaacttatttttatgtttacaGCATTTTGTGAGAGTTGTATCAACTTGCGAGTTGAGACACTTGAGTGTCAAGTTTGCCAGTCTTTGCAACCAAGGGGATTTCCAAATGTCTGTTTGGAGCTTGATCAGTTTTTGAAGGAACAACTTCCTGAAGAATATAAGCTTCGAAGTGACTCAGTACAGCTTAAACTAGCCGAAACTTTCAAGCATGAGAGTCCAACTTCCTGTACGTTTATTTACACTTGCTTAATTTATCAGCTTCAATATTATAGCATTCGTGATCTTAGATTAGTCCATTTGTTGTGCTTGTAGTGCGTGCTTTTCATTTCATGCTACTTCTCTTTTTTGCTTCTTCATTTCTAGTTCGTGTATTTTTTGCACTTCTGTTCATTCTCAACTTGTGCGGAATGAAGGTAGTTTAGTTGTCCAAACTATATATGTGTTCGAGCTTGTAGGAAAATTGCTTTGTGAATTGTTTGAGTAGGATGCCTTATCCAATGCATACTAGGCCTTAACATGGACTGTCGTAAGAGCTGGAATAGATAGACCATCTAAAATTTCCGGTATGTCTATATGATCATCGAAGTGatgcaattttctttatttcaatgTTTACCTGTCTCTATGATcaggaaaacaaaactttgTACACATATAGGGATAGAAAATGATGGTGTAATTTACaagtttgttcttcttcaatcctTCGGATCAGTGTagaaatgtaattaaaatgcTTGATGGCATATTGTTGCTGTACAATAGTGAAAATTATTCATCAAGGTATTCtcattaatacaaaattagtcTGTATAATATCAGTTTgctttattttaagtttattatttgCGTCCAGGTTCCAGTGAAGGGGGTAAGAAGGGACAGGGTCTACCAAGATGGGACGAAGTTGCTTCTAAAGTGCATCCTGCCGTTGGATGCGATTCGTGTGGGgtaatttccttttatttttatcattccTCTCATACTGTTTGAGATCTTTGTTGCTGAACTATAAAAGATATAACCAAACAGCGAGTTAGAATAATATTGAAACATAAAAGATAGAAAAACTGCAATACAACTTCAAGTATTCAACGCACATGGAACCTCCCTCTTCTTGAACACTCGAACTCGAGCCTAAACTTACTAAAAACTGTCTTCGTTCATTTCATCCCACTCCATCTCATTATAACAAACTCTTTGGTTTGTAGCCGATGCTATGTATAAGAGTAACTTTATGGTATCTTATTGAGTACAAATAAGGATATTTattcaagaaagaaatcaTTTGGTTAGTGATAGTACTCTCTTATTGTACACTGCAGATGTATCCCATCATTGGTGATAGATACAAGTGCGAGGATTGTTTCGAGGAAGTAGGTTTTGACCTCTGTGGTGAATGCTATAATACACGTTCGAAGCGTCCCGGTCGGTTCAACCAACAACATAGACCAGAGCACAAGTTTAAGCTTGTACTTCCTACAATGTTTTCAACTATGAGGTCGAGGATAGTGACAGAAATAATGTTAGAGGAAGGTTCTACAACCTTTATTATTGCTAATGATGAAGGTTCAGAAAGCTCAGAGGACATTGGCGCTATTCTCGAACTATCTAGCGATGCTCGTGAGAGCGAAGAGGACAATTCTGATGTCGATGTTAGAACTCAGACAAACTCCAATGACAGTAGAACTGATCAAAATATGTCTCGACCTACCTAAAATGTCGAAATCTATAGAAGACTCTGGTTCTTGGAATGATCTCTTACTCTGGTGTCTAGATGGTCTATAAACTGAAATTTCTGTTTGTTCCCATGCCGAATAAAAAGAATAGGCGTTAAAAACTTCTCATCTTTGTACAGAATAGGCGTTAAAAGGATCCcttatcttcaattttcagctgcttcttcttcaatatGTACAGACAGTGGACAGGCACCTCGGGCTGGTTTCTTGTTAAATAGCAACACCCAACTTCTGGTATGTATGCTGCGTTCATTCATATGACATTTTCTGTCCAAATTTGGAAAATGAGTTCTTCTATAGTTTCTGGTGTGTTCTTGTGTCAAGAATTGTTTCCTATTGTGATGCCCAggtaacaaaaatattttcatgcTTACTCGAGTTACAAACTCGAGTAATACAGCctctatattttctttttagttcaaaCGTGTGTCAGTAATCTCGATCGAGAGGACATGTTTTAACGAGTTGAGCTATGCTCAAGTTAGCCTCATCTCAGACAGGGAGGATATGTCCTACgagttgagctatgttcaagTACAcatttgattatattttaaaagttattctcgataatttttaaatgaagtttttattattatatatggTTAAAATTAATGGtgatttcataaatataaaattttataaagtgTAAATGTTGGCATATTAGTAAATATAATACATTAAGAGAAAGAATTGGAGGGAAAATTCTGAGGAGCTTGACGTTTTGTATTTTGCATAGGTTTGTGTGATGAATGACTACAAATTTTGGTACATTTTAAAGCCCTAAATTTAGctaaaagctttttttttttttttaattttttttaattttttttaaatatacttCATATAGTTTGAtcgattaaaataataaatcatatgggttattttttaaaattaaaataatattacaaattttaaataagaaaagtaacatgtttttgtaaatttaaattttgatgaagAGACCAAATGAGATGAGAGGTAAGTTTCGTTGTCTCAAAGGAAGATAATTTGGATTACTAACTAAGACCCCTAAATAaagtttcttttccttccacTTATTGATATGCTTAAACTCAGCGGGTAGTCCCGCCTGACCTGGGGTCGCGTCGAGAACATTGTCGTTAGGGACTTCCTTCCACTTATTGATATGCTTAAACTCAGCGGGTAGTCCCGCCTGACCTGGGGTCGCGTCGAGAACATTGTCGTTAGGGACAATGTTAAGATTCTCACTCACTCATAAAGAGGAGGACACAAGCTGAGGTCGAGATATAGTATCAATGTTGAATCAACCACCGTAGTGTCACGACAACAGATGCTGAGGACTCAATTTAAGCCATCCCGGCACGATGAGggtaaaatagtaataatataagcggatttaatatatatatatatatatatatatatagaaaatacatgaaaagagaaaaatagaaaagaaaattgtatatgattgttttgtttgtcTGTTTTCCCTCCCCCGcccactttcttcttcttcctctcttccctcttcttttttcccttacaaattttcaattcctcttcttctcttctcttctctctctctctctctcgctctaaAACCTCTCTCATCTTCTCATTCTCTGAAACCTCAAAGCTCTGAATCCTATGACAAAATGGGCAAGTACATGAACAAATCCAAGATCGCCACCGATATCACAGTCATGGAGGTCTTCTCACAGCCCACCACGACCACTGTCCGCACCAGAGCCGCTTCCAAATCCCTCGCATTGCAGAAACTGCAGAAATCCTCCCTTCCAGACGCCATTCCCGACCTCTCCTTCTCCTATCTCCAGCTCCGCACCCGCCGCCTCGATAAAACCAACAGGTCCATTGGGGCTTCCGCCAAACAGACATCAAAACCTAAGAAGTCTGCTCGCAGTTCCAGTTCCTCCGTGAAAACGACCTCTAATTTGGACTGTGAAAGCCAGATTGTTGGCGTTGAATCTCAGGCTGAGAATTTGGAGTTCGAAATCTCAAGAAGGTACATTTCTGTTCTGTTGCTTCAATCGTGATTCTGAAATTAGTTAAGtggattagttttttttttttttctttttttaaaaaaaaaattggcgaAGATTTCAAAAGTCTTTTGAAGAAGTAAAATATACTAAAGAAAACacacatatatgtatatgCAGATACAGTAGTGTTCAAAACATGCCCTAAAACTTctgaactttcttcttcataaaCTTAGGCCTCTCTTTTACCTTCTAGCGGTTCGTGGATTATACATATTCTTTCACATAATTTAATCTTACATGTATCCAAACATTGAAAATTCTTCCtgtttattgattttgaattctgTTCTTGCTGGGATCAAGAATTTAATATGTTTGGGCTGTAGAGCTACCaattgcatttattttctgcCATAcgttattcaaaattttctctgCCGTAATTTTTGCTTTAAATTGGTTTATTGTCCTTTTGCATATGGAAGCTTCAAAAATTTTGGTAAACCACTCTGTTGCTTTGCAGTTCCTTGCCGAaagatgttttgtttttagtttacataaatttaaattgtccTTGATTactcattcaaatttgataGATTTGGTATGTTCTGTGTATCATCATTTTCAGAAATAGAAAACCAGAAACAAAAACTTTGTCAGTTGTCAATTGGGTCTTCAATATTTTGCTTGATTTTGTTGTTCAATATTTTGcttgaatttaaatatcattcgAGTCTTTTCCTCCTCCAATATTAAAATACTTTAGCCAATATAAACTAAACTGTTAAGGTACCTACTCCTTTATTTAACGTCAAAGCTTCAAATATTCCCATTTCTAACTATTTTGTACTACAATTACAAAGGAAGTTGTAATTATGTATTTGCCACCATAGATTcggagaaacaaaaacatattaatagATAAGAACATAATACAGCCaatttccaaaaagaaaaaaagtaaaatagcTTGATACCTTAAATCGATCAAGACATCATAGTTTAGATAAATCATCTTACCTATTTTTCCTGAAcccttcttttttcctttctttatcATGATATTAGTTGAAAAGAGattcaatttaaaagttttatgatATTGTGTTATTAGAAACAATTATTTGGTATTCAGAAAATCCATAAAGGCAATGACGTTATATTCATTTGCAATgacatatcattttcacggGGCCTAGATATGTCCCGGAACACGTATCATGGGATGCCTCTGTGTTGATGATGCTTTCTCTAGCTAACAAGCAGTTAttacaactttttcttttggtattCTGCTGCTGCCAGTTGACACTGATTTTGTCCTATTAGATTCATTGCTTCTTTGCCACTaactttatgttttttttttttttttttttctctgtataTCTAAGAGCTAGCATGAATGAGGAATGTATATACAGGCCCCTTGGTGATAATTTTGGCCCCTTGGTGATAATTTTAACTtcggtttttctttttcttttatgaacTACTGTTttagcttttaaaaaaagtaagattatttattgtagttgtttattttattttggttttgagTATTAAATTACCAAGTTAGTCTCTTTTGTTTGTGTGAAGTTCAGTCCTTTCAATTTGGTCTTATGATTTGGTTAAATCTCTCAAAAGCCTTTGGCattactacaaaaaaaaaatgttttgatgGTAATAGTCATGGGCATTTTTGAAAGACAACTAAATTTTATGGAcgaaattgaaagttttaaagCTAGAGAGATCAAATTGAAATCAAACTTAAACTATAAAGACTAAGACAATAATTCTACCTTTTATgttttacttcaaaaaaaatgtGGCTAGAATTTAACAATGTTTTCCAAAAGTAAATTTGAGTCAAATGGATCACAAGCATAGATGGTTAttatttaagaacaaaaaactaaGATCAAAATCCTTATGAACATGGGCCTTCATTGTTTGTGGATTTAAAATGACATTCAATTCCTTTGTACTGTACAGGGGTGCAAGTGAAAGCACGGCGGACAACCTGCAAAGAACCATCACACCAGCACAAGAGATTGAGGAGTTCTTTGCCACTGCAGAGCACCAGCAACGGAGATCATTTATTGACAAGTATTTATTCTGCTCAAAATACTTCCTCTAAACCATTGAAGTTTTTGACTTAACATAATCTAAAACTGAGATGGTCTTCCCTGTTTAGTGTTAGTATTGAGAATACGATAGATGCGAGCAGAGTGGAAGCATTTGATGGTTGTGGAAAAACTTTCTTACAAGCCCCCCCCTGAATGATTGTGTATAGGTACAATTATGATATTGTAAACGACAAGCCTCTCGATGGACGATACGAATGGGTGGAACTGATGCCTTGAGCTTCTCGAGAAAGGCGGGAGGCCATTGCCAAGGAAGTGGTGGGAAGAGGGAAGAGGGAAGAGGGAAGATTGAAGACAGCCCCAGCTGGGAAGAGGTATGATGATACTACCAAACTATCTGTTGTGTGTGTGGAGAGAGGCTGGAAAATTTGCAGAGATGAGTATGAAAAAGGCAGTGTCCTTTGTGGAAAAAGTAGGAGTGAACACAAAGGGTGGGGGGGTCCTTGGGAAGGCCACACTGCTCACCTGCTATCTATAGGGTCCCATGGGGTCTGTTCTCAGCTCTGcctttttaaaagaaaaaaaaaagagcctGAGATGTTGCGTGTTGATTGCATAGGATGCCAGTCTGAAGtagttccttttttttatctcatcTATCTTTCAAcaacatttcattttcagatGTAATGTTTATCTTTCACATTTTCCCCTCTTCTCACTCTCATCCTACATTCTCTTTAATTCactctctcctctctttccTCTCTTGTTCAATGAACATGTTTTTAAGAACCACGATCCTCTGCAATGCTatcatattgtccactttgagtataagctctcgtgacgaTAATATTATATCGTTACTTTGAGcgtaagctctcgtggctttcttttttgtttccccaAAATATTTTGTACTAGGAGATAGAGattctaacaaaaataaaatttaagatatatgttagtttcttttttttttttttttaaagcagAAATTAGGCATTAAAATTATGTagcagagaaaaaaaaaatatttttttttaaatgccaTGTTAggctaaaaaaattagagaacagaaaagttttgttccttttctAATTAAAAGCACTTTTAAAAGagcatttaattaattttctttctagaagcacttatttaaaaaaacatctttttggcaaccatttatttaaataaaggtATTACTTGCTTTAATATactccaattttaaattaaaaaaaaaaagtataaataaataaatatatatatatattataaagaatttaaaaggagaaaaaacaaaaatgaaagcaaTAAGATATAAAAGGACAAAAGGgcaaataatgaaaaaaaaagaaagtgtgAAATTAGTAAATTGGCAATGATGGAGATATGAATGAGCATTGAATGGACAGTACATTGGTAGACCACATAATTGGATTCTCCATCTTTGCCTTTCTACTTCCCCTTTctccacaataataatttctcaccatttctttcttttttttttttttttattatttaatatacttatattatatatatatttttgttatttatctAATTGGGCCTGGAAATAATATGGGCTTTTGTGAGTCGCAAGgcccaaatttaaaaaagggtACAATGGTCTGTTATTATATAAACTTCATTAATTACAAAgtcaatatattaataattaacaactttatcaaaattaaaccttttaataatatttaaaatttaattgaaaaaatattgtataataaaagataaataataataataataaagtatatatttcaaattagtCCCTACAATTttcataatcaaattcttagcccctcaattttaaaatgttttaattgtttctccaaaatttGAACTAATTCCATCAAGGAAACTTTAATAGCatagcaaaataataataataataataataatatatatatatatattcatgcCAGGTGGGCTCAGCTTTATAAAGCAACAAACTTCAATTCATTTCCCTCTACTCGTTTGGCCAAAAAAGCCAAAAACATATGAAGGAGGAAAACCGACGTATCCCGGAATTGGAAAAAATGAGTCCCCTTTCATTTCAAACCGAATCTCAGATTTCTCCTGAATCCGCCATTGGAGGGGACCCAGAACCTCAAATCTTCCATTACGAGCCTGAATTCAGTTCCGAAGACGATCATGACGAGTACGTTGTTCTGACGGACTGGAACAACacgaagaaaaagaacaagaagaagaaccagATCTTGCTTGAGGGCTTTGTGGAGGCTTCAGATGAGGAAAATTTGACGAGGACGAAGAGTTTGACGGATGACGATCTCGAGGAGCTCAAGGGGTGTGTGGATCTAGGGTTTGCGTTTTGCTATGACGAGATTCCTGAGCTCTGTAACACCTTGCCGGCGCTCGAGCTCTGTTATTCGATGAGCCAGAAATTTATGGACGACCACCAGAAGGTTCCGGAACATTCTCCGCCCGAGTCGGTGGATTCGGGGTCCAGTCCGATTCCGAATTGGAAGATCTCTAGTCCTGGTGAGCGATTCGATTCGATTCCTATTCTCGATATTGATTGGAAAAATTGGTAGTGTTTAGAAGGAAGTTGGTGTTTATGCAtggaaatttgaaaagaaattctcTA is a window encoding:
- the LOC111779171 gene encoding E3 ubiquitin-protein ligase PRT1; translation: MFLSVRRPIFSLLRFFPQFFRRFVSLPFSRTLSMADSKMLDDVDSDDIPHAFLCCVCLDLLYKPIVLSCGHISCFWCVHKSMNGFRESHCPICRRPYYHFPTICEMLHLLILKMYPMAYKRRQNQTLEEERKLGLFSPQYDSLACGSRAGEKIEHLEDSANGEMNANTKNDNVVAELILEENSEVVRSASVEILNSLGDLHGQNTQNQETVTVADVLCRACTQLLLRPVVLNCGHAFCESCINLRVETLECQVCQSLQPRGFPNVCLELDQFLKEQLPEEYKLRSDSVQLKLAETFKHESPTSCSSEGGKKGQGLPRWDEVASKVHPAVGCDSCGMYPIIGDRYKCEDCFEEVGFDLCGECYNTRSKRPGRFNQQHRPEHKFKLVLPTMFSTMRSRIVTEIMLEEGSTTFIIANDEGSESSEDIGAILELSSDARESEEDNSDVDVRTQTNSNDSRTDQNMSRPT
- the LOC111778965 gene encoding cyclin-dependent kinase inhibitor 3-like is translated as MGKYMNKSKIATDITVMEVFSQPTTTTVRTRAASKSLALQKLQKSSLPDAIPDLSFSYLQLRTRRLDKTNRSIGASAKQTSKPKKSARSSSSSVKTTSNLDCESQIVGVESQAENLEFEISRRGASESTADNLQRTITPAQEIEEFFATAEHQQRRSFIDKYNYDIVNDKPLDGRYEWVELMP
- the LOC111779030 gene encoding uncharacterized protein LOC111779030; its protein translation is MKEENRRIPELEKMSPLSFQTESQISPESAIGGDPEPQIFHYEPEFSSEDDHDEYVVLTDWNNTKKKNKKKNQILLEGFVEASDEENLTRTKSLTDDDLEELKGCVDLGFAFCYDEIPELCNTLPALELCYSMSQKFMDDHQKVPEHSPPESVDSGSSPIPNWKISSPGDHPEDVKARLKYWAQAVACTVRLCN